GCAAGAGCCTGCTGGTGACCCTGATCGACCTGCCGTTCTCGGTGTCGCCGGTGATCGCCGGCCTGATCTACGTGCTGCTGTTCGGCGCCCAGGGCTTCTTCGGCGAGTGGCTGCAGGAGCGCGATATACAGATCATCTTCGCCCTGCCCGGCATCGTCCTGGCCACCATCTTCGTCACCGTCCCCTTCGTCGCCCGCGAGCTGATCCCGCTGATGCAGGAACAGGGCACCCAGGAGGAGGAAGCCGCACGCCTGCTCGGTGCCAGCGGCTGGCAGATGTTCCGGCACGTGACCCTGCCCAACATCAAATGGGGCCTGATCTACGGCGTGGTGCTCTGCGCCGCGCGGGCCATGGGCGAGTTCGGTGCCGTCTCCGTCGTCTCGGGGCATATCCGCGGCTATACCAACACCCTGCCGCTGCACGTCGAGATTCTCTACAACGAATACAACCACGTCGCCGCCTTCAGCGTCGCCAGCCTGCTGCTGGCCCTGGCACTGATCATCCTGCTGCTCAAGCAGTGGAGCGAATCCCGTCTGTCCCGCCTACGTCACAGCGACGCGGAGGAATAAGCCATGTCCATCGAAATCCGTAATGTCAGCAAGACCTTCGGCGCCTTCCGCGCGCTCAACGACATCAACCTGGATATCCACAGCGGCGAGCTCGTGGCCCTCCTCGGCCCGTCCGGGTGCGGCAAGACCAGCCTGCTGCGCATCATCGCCGGCCTGGAAACGCCGGATGCCGGCAGCATCCAGTTCCATGGCGAGGACGTGTCCAACCACGACGTGCGCGACCGCAACGTCGGCTTCGTGTTCCAGCACTACGCCCTGTTCCGCCACATGACCGTGTTCGACAACGTCGCCTTCGGCCTGCGCATGAAGCCCAAGGGCGAGCGACCGAGCGAGCGCGAGATCGCCGAGCGCGTGCACGAGCTGCTCGGCATGGTGCAGTTGGACTGGCTGGCCGACCGCTACCCCGAGCAGTTGTCCGGCGGCCAGCGTCAGCGCATCGCCCTGGCTCGTGCCCTCGCCGTGAGGCCCAAGGTGCTGCTGCTGGACGAACCGTTCGGCGCGCTGGACGCCAAGGTGCGCAAGGAGCTGCGCCGCTGGCTGGCACGCCTGCATGAGGAGATCAACCTGACCTCGGTGTTCGTCACCCACGACCAGGAAGAAGCCATGGAAGTGGCCGACCGCATCGTGGTCATGAACAAGGGCTCGATCGAGCAGATCGGTTCGCCGGCCGAGGTCTACGAGAAGCCCGCCAGCGACTTCGTCTACCACTTCCTCGGTGACTCCAACCGCCTGCACCTGGGCGATGACCGGCACCTGCTGTTCCGCCCCCACGAGGTGTCGCTGTCGCGCCTGGCGGTGGACGAGCATCGCGCGGCGCAGGTGCGTGACATCCGCCCGCTGGGGGCGATCACCCGGGTAACACTCAAGGTCGAGGGCCAGGACGAGCTGATCGAGGCCGAGGTGGTCAAGGACCACGACAGCCTGGTGGGCCTGGTCCGGGGCGAGACGCTGTTCTTCAAGCCCAAGGCCTGGCAGCAACAGCCGTCCTTCTGAGCACGTCGAGTGCGGCAGGGCTGCGCGGGAAGGGTTCCCGGCAAATTCCTGTAAAGCTTCAAACCGTGCGTGCAGCTCTCACTGCAAGCACGGCCAGGCTGGCACGGCTGGGCGAAAGCCTGCATCAGCGATGCGTATGCTCACTGGCCCGCGCAGAGATGCGGCCCTTTCAAAAAGCAATAAAAATAGTCTAAAAAATTATTTATCGATTCTATTAAGTTCTAATAGATTCATCTCACCGGACCACCGGACACCAAGACGATCACAACTGTCCTGTGGCTCGGCCTGCTCCTTTTGCGGCCCTGCCCGCCCGAGGAGCTTCCATGAGCTACATCCCTTATGCCCGCCGCCTGCTGGCTGTACTGACCCTCTCCAGCCTGACCCTGGCCGCCCAGGCAGCCGATTTCACCGTCGCCTACCAGACCACCGTTGACCCGGCCAAGGTGGCCCAGGCCGATGGCGCCTACGAAAAAGCCAGCAAGTCGGAGATCGACTGGCGCAAATTCGACGGCGGTGCCGAAGTGATTACCGCCGTGGCTTCCGGTGACGTACAGATCGGCTACGTGGGGTCCAGCCCGCTGGCCGCCGCAGCCACCCGCCAGCTGCCGATACAGACCTTCCTGATCGCCACCCAGATCGGCGCAGCCGAAGCCCTGGTCGCCCGGAACGGCAGCAACATCGGCAAGCCGGAAGACCTGATCGGCAAGAAGGTCGCAGTGCCCTTCGTTTCCACCGGCCATTACAGCCTGCTGGCCGCGCTGAAGCACTGGAACATCGATCCGACCAAGGTGCAGATCCTCAACCTGGCGCCGCCGGCGATCATCTCCGCCTGGAAGCGCGGCGATATCGACGCCACCTACGTGTGGGACCCGGCTCTGGGCGTAGCCAAGGAGAACGGCAAGGTGCTGATCACCTCCGGCGAGCTGAGCGAGCTGGGCGCACCGACCTTTGATGCCTGGATCGTGCGCAAGGACTTTGCCGAGAAGCACCCGGAAATCGTCCGCGCCTTCGCCAAGGTGACCCTCGACGCCTACGCCGACTACCGCAAGGACCCGAAAGCCTGGCTGGCCAACCAGGACAACATCGCCAAGCTGGTGAAACTCTCCGGTGCCAAGGCCGAGGACATTCCGCTGCTGCTGCAGGGCAACGTCTTCCCCCTGGCCGCCGACCAGGCCACCGCCCTTGGTGCGCCGACCACCCAGGCCATTACCGACACCGCCAGGTTCCTCAAGGAGCAGGGCAAGGTCGACGCCGTGCTGCCGGACTACACCCCCTACGTCAGCAACCAGTACGTCACCAACTGAGCATCAGGCCCTCCCCCTCACGGGGCGAGGTTCGGCGACGGCAAGGATGCCGCCGCCGGATGCACCCAACTGAAGAGAACGACATGGCCCTACTCGAACTGGAGCGCATCAGCGCACAGTACCCCGGCGCGGCCGAGCCGGTACTGCACGACGTCTCCCTAACGCTGGGTCCCGGCCAACTGCTGGTGGCCCTTGGTCCCTCCGGCAGTGGCAAGACCAGCCTGCTGAACCTGATCGCCGGCTTCACCAACCCCAGCAGCGGTCGCATCAGTCTCGATGGCAAGCCCGTCATCGGCGCCTCCGCCGAACGTGGCGTGGTATTCCAGGACGATGCCCTGCTGCCCTGGCAGAACGTGCTGGCCAACGTCGCCTTCGGCCTGCAACTGGCCGGCGTACCGCGTGCACCACGGGAGGCCAGGGCCCGCGAACTACTCGCCCTGGTCGATCTGGCCGGTTTCGAGCAACGCCACATCTGGGAGCTTTCCGGTGGGCAGAAACAGCGCGTCGGCCTGGCCCGCGCGCTGGCCGCCGAACCGCGCCTGCTGCTGATGGACGAGCCTTTCGGCGCGCTGGACGCCTTCACCCGCGAGCAGATGCAGGAACTGCTGTTGCAGGTCTGGCGCCGCACCGCCAAGCCGGTGCTGCTGATCACCCACGACATAGAGGAAGCCGTTTTTCTCGCCACCGACCTGGTGCTGCTGGAGCCCAACCCCGGGCGCATCGCCGAGCGCCTGCAGCTCGACTTCGGGCGCCGCTACGCCGCCGGCGAGAGCGCGCGGGCAATCAAGTCCGACCCTGCCTTTATCGAAACCCGCGAGCGGGTGCTGGCCCAGGTCTTCGCCCAGCGCCAAAGACCCAGAGCATGACAAGGAAAATCGAATG
This genomic window from Pseudomonas furukawaii contains:
- the cysW gene encoding sulfate ABC transporter permease subunit CysW — encoded protein: MSSTVLSSSTLANDRRRGSPLGRHALIVGAWLVFTLFLLLPLFVVLSEALKLGFGTFFAALLEPDAIAALKLTLLAVGIAVPLNLVFGVAAAWCVSKYEFRGKSLLVTLIDLPFSVSPVIAGLIYVLLFGAQGFFGEWLQERDIQIIFALPGIVLATIFVTVPFVARELIPLMQEQGTQEEEAARLLGASGWQMFRHVTLPNIKWGLIYGVVLCAARAMGEFGAVSVVSGHIRGYTNTLPLHVEILYNEYNHVAAFSVASLLLALALIILLLKQWSESRLSRLRHSDAEE
- the tauA gene encoding taurine ABC transporter substrate-binding protein, translated to MSYIPYARRLLAVLTLSSLTLAAQAADFTVAYQTTVDPAKVAQADGAYEKASKSEIDWRKFDGGAEVITAVASGDVQIGYVGSSPLAAAATRQLPIQTFLIATQIGAAEALVARNGSNIGKPEDLIGKKVAVPFVSTGHYSLLAALKHWNIDPTKVQILNLAPPAIISAWKRGDIDATYVWDPALGVAKENGKVLITSGELSELGAPTFDAWIVRKDFAEKHPEIVRAFAKVTLDAYADYRKDPKAWLANQDNIAKLVKLSGAKAEDIPLLLQGNVFPLAADQATALGAPTTQAITDTARFLKEQGKVDAVLPDYTPYVSNQYVTN
- a CDS encoding sulfate/molybdate ABC transporter ATP-binding protein, yielding MSIEIRNVSKTFGAFRALNDINLDIHSGELVALLGPSGCGKTSLLRIIAGLETPDAGSIQFHGEDVSNHDVRDRNVGFVFQHYALFRHMTVFDNVAFGLRMKPKGERPSEREIAERVHELLGMVQLDWLADRYPEQLSGGQRQRIALARALAVRPKVLLLDEPFGALDAKVRKELRRWLARLHEEINLTSVFVTHDQEEAMEVADRIVVMNKGSIEQIGSPAEVYEKPASDFVYHFLGDSNRLHLGDDRHLLFRPHEVSLSRLAVDEHRAAQVRDIRPLGAITRVTLKVEGQDELIEAEVVKDHDSLVGLVRGETLFFKPKAWQQQPSF
- the tauB gene encoding taurine ABC transporter ATP-binding subunit translates to MALLELERISAQYPGAAEPVLHDVSLTLGPGQLLVALGPSGSGKTSLLNLIAGFTNPSSGRISLDGKPVIGASAERGVVFQDDALLPWQNVLANVAFGLQLAGVPRAPREARARELLALVDLAGFEQRHIWELSGGQKQRVGLARALAAEPRLLLMDEPFGALDAFTREQMQELLLQVWRRTAKPVLLITHDIEEAVFLATDLVLLEPNPGRIAERLQLDFGRRYAAGESARAIKSDPAFIETRERVLAQVFAQRQRPRA